In one Abditibacteriota bacterium genomic region, the following are encoded:
- a CDS encoding IS3 family transposase — protein sequence DYYNNKRIKQKLNGMTPSEYRKKALTNG from the coding sequence GATTATTACAACAACAAAAGGATCAAGCAGAAGCTTAACGGGATGACACCAAGCGAATACAGAAAAAAGGCATTAACCAATGGTTAA